Proteins co-encoded in one Rhizobium sp. NZLR1 genomic window:
- a CDS encoding glucose 1-dehydrogenase, with amino-acid sequence MARLEGKVAVITGANSGIGLATAKRFAREGAKVFITGRRQEQLDAAVLQVGHGAVGVQGDVSNLADLDRLFDVVRREAGVFDVLFANAGGGEFASIENATEEQFDKTFAINVKGTFFTVQKALPVIRDGGSIILTGSTGTVTGIPTFSIYGATKAAIRNFARHWILDLAPRKIRVNVLVPGATSTPGWHGIAETEEQNRQMIAQTEASTPLGRLADPDETASAALFLASDESGFVTGSELFVDGGSAQI; translated from the coding sequence GTGGCAAGGCTTGAAGGAAAGGTCGCCGTCATAACCGGCGCGAATTCTGGTATCGGATTGGCGACCGCAAAGCGGTTCGCGCGCGAAGGTGCCAAGGTGTTCATAACGGGAAGGCGGCAGGAGCAGCTCGACGCCGCAGTCCTGCAGGTCGGCCATGGCGCCGTTGGCGTCCAGGGCGATGTGTCGAACTTGGCAGACCTCGATCGCTTGTTCGATGTCGTTCGCCGCGAGGCTGGCGTCTTCGACGTGCTGTTTGCGAATGCAGGTGGAGGCGAATTCGCGTCGATCGAGAACGCGACCGAGGAGCAGTTCGACAAGACCTTCGCCATCAACGTCAAGGGCACGTTCTTCACGGTCCAGAAGGCCTTGCCTGTGATCAGGGATGGCGGATCAATCATCCTGACGGGATCGACAGGGACGGTCACCGGTATTCCGACCTTCAGCATCTATGGTGCGACCAAGGCCGCCATCCGCAATTTCGCCCGCCACTGGATCCTCGACCTTGCCCCCAGGAAGATCCGGGTCAATGTTCTGGTGCCCGGAGCCACGTCGACTCCCGGCTGGCACGGGATCGCAGAGACGGAAGAGCAGAACCGCCAGATGATCGCGCAGACCGAGGCCAGCACGCCGCTCGGTCGTCTTGCCGATCCTGACGAGACCGCGTCGGCTGCGCTGTTCCTCGCGTCCGACGAGAGCGGATTTGTCACCGGCTCCGAACTGTTCGTCGATGGCGGCTCCGCCCAGATCTGA
- a CDS encoding SDR family NAD(P)-dependent oxidoreductase, translating into MTTTAVATGASRGAGRGIAIGLGGAGMTVYVTGRSTDSTKSEYGASINETAEMVTKAGGKGIAVAVDHADDGAVATFFERVAREAGTLDILVNNAAKVLDPMPGGFWEKPLETLDLIAVGLLSHYVASYYAAPLLLKNGRGIIVNTGYYGAVSYHLSPAYGAQKAGADKMAADMALEQRAHNVAAISIWMGGLDTERARAFIATLPEASKPKNKRESPNSPDE; encoded by the coding sequence ATGACGACCACAGCAGTTGCGACGGGCGCAAGCCGGGGTGCTGGGCGCGGAATAGCCATAGGGCTGGGCGGCGCGGGAATGACGGTCTATGTAACCGGCCGGAGCACGGACTCTACCAAGTCCGAATACGGGGCCTCGATCAACGAGACCGCGGAGATGGTGACAAAGGCCGGCGGCAAGGGGATAGCGGTTGCGGTGGACCATGCCGACGACGGCGCGGTGGCCACTTTCTTCGAACGCGTGGCGCGCGAGGCCGGCACGCTCGACATTCTTGTCAACAACGCCGCCAAGGTTCTCGACCCCATGCCGGGCGGCTTCTGGGAGAAACCTCTGGAAACTCTCGACCTGATCGCGGTCGGGCTGCTCTCACACTACGTTGCCAGCTACTACGCGGCGCCGCTTCTGCTCAAGAACGGCAGGGGCATAATCGTCAACACGGGCTATTACGGTGCCGTGTCGTATCATCTCAGCCCCGCCTACGGAGCCCAGAAGGCGGGTGCCGACAAGATGGCCGCCGACATGGCGCTGGAACAGCGGGCACACAACGTCGCCGCCATCTCCATCTGGATGGGCGGTCTCGACACCGAGCGCGCACGGGCTTTTATAGCCACCCTTCCAGAGGCGTCAAAACCGAAGAACAAACGCGAAAGCCCGAATTCACCGGACGAGTGA
- the zwf gene encoding glucose-6-phosphate dehydrogenase: MSVLRKNSTRVGPGYPQVVVLVGATGDLSRRKLLTGLFHLTNAGFIPGCRIIGVSLDDIDADAFRTIARDSLDKFLTRKFSQSEWEAFAASLDYVPLAAGANALKEAVDRAEEALGAETRRVHYLSVPPSAALLAVQLLAQAELTERSRIIMEKPFGTDLASAVALNKKLHEVFDEKQIFRIDHFLGKEPAQNILAFRFANGLFEPIWNRNFIDHVQIDVPETLGLSTRAAFYETTGAYRDMVVTHLFQILAFMAMEPPTALEPAPISEEKNKVFRSMLPIEPRDVVRGQYIGYRNEPGVDPESDTDTFIALKCAIDNWRWAGVPFYLRTGKRMAEGQRIISIAFREPPKSMFPAGSGVGAQGPDHLTFDLADASKVSLSFYGKRPGPGFRLDKLSLQFAMSETGLIGEVLEAYERLILDAMRGDHTLFTTAEGIERLWEVSQPLLDNPPPVRLYDQGGWGPKSIHQLIAPHAWRLPFERAWRDAAKG; this comes from the coding sequence ATGAGTGTTTTGCGCAAGAATTCAACTCGGGTTGGCCCCGGCTATCCACAGGTCGTTGTGCTCGTCGGCGCAACGGGCGATCTCTCACGGCGCAAGCTACTGACCGGGCTGTTCCACCTCACCAATGCGGGCTTCATCCCAGGGTGCCGCATTATCGGCGTCTCGCTCGACGACATCGACGCCGATGCCTTCCGCACCATTGCCCGTGACTCGCTGGACAAGTTCTTGACTCGCAAGTTCTCGCAGTCCGAATGGGAAGCGTTTGCCGCATCACTCGACTACGTCCCGCTCGCTGCCGGCGCCAATGCTCTCAAGGAAGCGGTCGATAGGGCCGAGGAAGCACTGGGCGCCGAGACGCGGCGCGTGCATTATTTATCCGTGCCACCAAGTGCTGCCCTTCTGGCCGTGCAACTCCTCGCCCAAGCTGAGCTGACTGAACGCTCCCGTATCATTATGGAAAAGCCCTTCGGCACGGATCTTGCCAGTGCCGTTGCACTAAACAAGAAGCTGCACGAGGTGTTCGACGAGAAGCAGATCTTCCGCATCGACCATTTCCTCGGCAAGGAGCCGGCGCAAAACATCCTGGCCTTCCGATTTGCCAATGGCCTGTTCGAACCAATCTGGAACCGCAACTTCATCGACCATGTGCAGATCGACGTCCCGGAGACGCTCGGCCTTTCGACTCGCGCCGCCTTTTACGAGACCACCGGCGCCTATCGTGACATGGTGGTGACCCACCTCTTCCAGATCCTCGCCTTCATGGCGATGGAGCCGCCCACCGCCCTTGAGCCTGCGCCAATCTCGGAAGAAAAGAACAAGGTGTTCCGCTCCATGTTGCCGATTGAGCCGCGCGACGTGGTGCGCGGTCAATACATTGGCTACCGCAATGAGCCTGGCGTCGATCCCGAAAGCGACACTGACACCTTCATCGCCCTAAAATGCGCCATCGACAACTGGCGCTGGGCCGGCGTTCCCTTCTACCTGCGTACAGGCAAGCGCATGGCCGAGGGGCAGCGCATTATTTCGATCGCATTCCGCGAGCCCCCGAAATCGATGTTCCCTGCGGGATCTGGCGTGGGGGCACAGGGCCCTGACCACCTCACCTTCGACCTCGCTGATGCCTCCAAGGTCTCGCTTTCCTTCTATGGCAAGCGCCCTGGCCCGGGCTTCCGGCTCGACAAGCTCTCGCTGCAATTCGCCATGAGCGAAACCGGCCTGATTGGCGAAGTTCTGGAGGCCTACGAGCGTCTGATCCTCGACGCCATGCGCGGTGACCACACGCTGTTCACTACGGCCGAGGGTATTGAGCGGCTCTGGGAGGTTTCCCAACCTCTCCTCGATAACCCGCCGCCCGTACGCCTCTACGACCAGGGCGGCTGGGGGCCGAAGTCGATCCACCAACTCATTGCCCCGCACGCCTGGCGCCTGCCGTTCGAGCGCGCCTGGAGGGATGCGGCAAAAGGGTGA
- a CDS encoding peptidoglycan-binding domain-containing protein — MDSKPGGVYLHLGEGDGSMGMKAGYATLLFAYMLLAVSAAESFADIRPVRDVQKALAGQGFDAGVPDGIWGTKSISALKGFQRAHDLIPTGVITQDSLWTLFPSIATSTPPPAANAQDAVPAPAVQTSTSERSSSEPTKLPIREAQVTPAASAPSPTADKKGDGSSYFIVMLIFFGVFVFLWGRSRKAPIANGRRRASR, encoded by the coding sequence TTGGATAGTAAACCTGGTGGTGTATATTTGCATCTCGGCGAGGGCGACGGCAGCATGGGGATGAAGGCAGGATACGCGACGCTGCTGTTTGCATATATGCTCTTAGCAGTGTCGGCGGCGGAATCGTTCGCGGATATCCGACCGGTTCGCGACGTTCAGAAGGCGTTGGCGGGACAAGGGTTCGACGCGGGGGTGCCAGACGGCATCTGGGGAACAAAATCCATTTCCGCGTTGAAGGGATTTCAACGCGCTCATGATCTCATCCCGACTGGCGTCATCACCCAAGATTCGTTATGGACGCTCTTTCCGTCTATCGCCACCTCCACACCGCCTCCTGCAGCCAATGCGCAGGATGCCGTCCCCGCACCTGCCGTGCAGACGTCCACGTCGGAAAGATCGTCGTCCGAACCAACGAAACTGCCGATACGCGAGGCACAGGTGACGCCCGCTGCCTCCGCGCCGAGCCCGACAGCGGACAAGAAAGGCGATGGGTCGAGCTACTTCATTGTCATGCTCATTTTTTTCGGCGTGTTCGTGTTCTTGTGGGGAAGATCGAGGAAGGCGCCCATCGCCAATGGACGGCGTCGAGCATCGCGCTGA
- a CDS encoding type II toxin-antitoxin system Phd/YefM family antitoxin, producing MTITTLSGRELNQDLGRAKRATKSGPVIITDRGRPAHVLLSFEEYKLLTGKMRTLGDMLAAPGAEDVDLPLPQRTEHAQPVDLS from the coding sequence ATGACCATCACCACGCTGTCAGGCCGAGAACTCAATCAGGATCTTGGCCGCGCAAAGCGCGCCACCAAGTCTGGGCCTGTCATCATCACCGACAGGGGACGGCCTGCGCATGTTCTCCTGTCATTCGAGGAGTACAAGCTGCTTACAGGCAAAATGCGGACGCTCGGTGACATGCTGGCGGCGCCAGGTGCAGAAGACGTTGACTTGCCGCTCCCGCAGCGCACGGAACATGCCCAGCCGGTCGACCTATCCTGA
- a CDS encoding type II toxin-antitoxin system VapC family toxin, with product MMLLDTNVVSELRKVASGKADPNVVVWNETVDPAQTFISSVVLHELEIGVRLVERNDAAAGKALRNWLENTVLTAFSGRILPLDEAVAVQAARWHVPNPKPINDAYIAATAFTRRMTLVTRNIKDFEGTGVALVNPWNLPT from the coding sequence ATGATGTTGCTCGATACCAATGTCGTGTCCGAACTGCGCAAGGTCGCGAGCGGCAAGGCTGATCCCAATGTCGTGGTCTGGAACGAAACCGTCGATCCGGCCCAGACCTTCATTTCATCTGTCGTCCTGCACGAACTGGAGATTGGCGTTCGGCTGGTGGAGCGTAATGATGCCGCCGCCGGGAAGGCGCTTCGGAACTGGCTGGAAAATACCGTTCTCACTGCGTTTTCCGGCCGAATCCTGCCTCTGGACGAGGCGGTGGCAGTTCAGGCGGCCCGATGGCATGTGCCCAACCCCAAACCGATCAATGACGCTTATATTGCAGCGACAGCCTTCACCCGCCGTATGACGCTGGTCACGCGCAACATCAAAGATTTCGAAGGCACGGGAGTTGCACTCGTGAATCCGTGGAATCTTCCGACATAG
- a CDS encoding transglutaminase family protein, which translates to MKLQIKHRTTYRYLRPVGLLAHRLILSPRTDQQLRTLSFSIDCSANGSIDWSKDVFGNTVATVTFSERTCELTISSAAVVEQTADPWPVFNIDISAHAYPFTYSTEDETDLGAFAAATSPGSRVADWARAFAGSRPTDTLSLLKDINTGILTDVSYRIRDEEGTQSPQQTLEQASGSCRDVAALFIEAVRCLGFGARAVSGYIYDPRASVDDGGSTHAWAEVYLPGAGWIAFDPTHRRVGEACLIPVAFARNNGQIMPVTGGYTGMPDDFLDLDVSVKVVETRE; encoded by the coding sequence ATGAAACTTCAGATCAAGCATCGAACGACCTATCGTTACTTGCGGCCAGTCGGGCTGCTTGCGCACCGCCTGATCCTGTCGCCCAGGACCGACCAACAGCTTCGGACCTTGTCTTTCAGCATTGACTGTTCTGCGAACGGGTCGATCGACTGGTCGAAGGACGTTTTCGGCAACACGGTCGCGACGGTAACGTTTTCTGAACGGACCTGCGAACTGACGATCTCCAGTGCTGCCGTTGTCGAGCAGACCGCCGACCCGTGGCCGGTCTTCAATATAGACATCTCGGCGCATGCCTATCCCTTCACCTACTCGACCGAAGACGAGACCGACCTCGGGGCGTTTGCTGCCGCGACCTCTCCTGGTAGTCGTGTGGCGGATTGGGCCCGAGCGTTCGCGGGCAGCCGCCCGACCGACACGCTTTCGCTCCTGAAAGACATCAATACCGGCATTCTGACAGATGTCAGCTATCGCATCCGAGACGAGGAAGGCACACAGTCGCCGCAACAAACACTGGAGCAGGCCAGTGGCTCATGCAGGGACGTCGCAGCGCTTTTCATTGAAGCTGTTCGTTGCTTAGGGTTCGGTGCGCGTGCTGTCTCCGGTTACATCTACGACCCGCGGGCATCTGTCGACGACGGCGGATCGACACATGCCTGGGCGGAAGTCTATCTTCCGGGAGCCGGTTGGATTGCGTTTGATCCCACCCATCGACGAGTGGGAGAAGCATGTCTTATTCCCGTAGCGTTTGCCCGCAACAATGGACAGATCATGCCTGTTACCGGCGGATATACGGGAATGCCGGACGATTTCCTGGATTTGGACGTGTCGGTCAAGGTGGTCGAGACACGAGAATAG
- a CDS encoding response regulator translates to MILIVEENRGIRAEAVVACKGSGYGTAEASNGADALEILEMRDDISLVFTSVNMKGPIDGVQLAVRVHARWPKLAIVMTSGVVNLRQSLLPHRFRFVRKPYATKPLMTCFKLLIESEHREEVSSPQRSPQSAYTLRAPFPWPMSEIV, encoded by the coding sequence GTGATCCTAATTGTAGAAGAGAACCGGGGCATCCGCGCGGAAGCGGTAGTTGCGTGTAAAGGGTCCGGCTATGGGACAGCCGAGGCATCCAATGGCGCAGATGCGCTGGAGATCTTGGAAATGCGGGACGACATCAGTCTCGTGTTCACATCCGTTAATATGAAAGGCCCAATAGATGGTGTCCAACTCGCGGTGCGCGTTCATGCAAGATGGCCAAAGCTAGCGATTGTTATGACGTCCGGGGTCGTAAATCTGCGACAGTCGTTGCTACCGCACCGCTTTAGATTTGTCAGGAAGCCGTACGCTACCAAGCCCCTAATGACATGCTTCAAGCTCCTTATTGAATCCGAACATCGAGAAGAAGTCTCGTCGCCACAACGGAGTCCGCAAAGCGCGTACACTTTACGAGCGCCGTTTCCCTGGCCTATGTCTGAGATAGTCTGA
- a CDS encoding TetR/AcrR family transcriptional regulator: protein MEKPVRKRGRPPALDRDVGLDIAARLFWERGYEGTSTADLTKAMGINPPTLYSMFGSKEELYRQALDFSIARETSRRSEILQSNLPVYEALSRYLYDIADGDTQPDKPRGCMVSTAVLQHAEENASVARMTAALREASIKTVKARFDRAVEESELPAQTDTDTLARFYGAIIQGMSAQACDGACNALLKRLIDVALTAWPGKCST, encoded by the coding sequence ATGGAAAAGCCCGTCCGCAAACGAGGCAGACCGCCCGCGCTCGATCGCGACGTTGGGCTCGACATCGCGGCACGGCTGTTCTGGGAACGCGGCTACGAAGGAACCTCGACCGCAGATCTCACGAAGGCCATGGGGATCAATCCGCCGACTCTTTATTCGATGTTCGGATCAAAGGAGGAATTGTACCGTCAGGCGCTCGACTTCAGCATTGCCCGTGAAACCAGCCGACGGTCGGAAATCCTCCAATCTAATCTTCCAGTTTATGAAGCCCTGAGCCGTTACCTTTACGATATCGCTGACGGTGACACCCAACCGGACAAGCCGCGAGGTTGCATGGTATCGACAGCCGTGCTGCAGCATGCGGAAGAAAATGCATCCGTCGCGCGGATGACGGCAGCATTGCGCGAGGCGTCGATCAAAACCGTGAAAGCCCGCTTTGACCGCGCCGTTGAGGAAAGCGAATTGCCGGCGCAAACCGATACCGATACGCTCGCGCGCTTCTACGGTGCAATTATCCAGGGCATGTCCGCACAGGCCTGCGATGGCGCCTGCAATGCGCTGCTGAAGCGGCTGATTGATGTCGCACTCACGGCTTGGCCTGGGAAGTGTAGTACCTAA
- a CDS encoding SDR family oxidoreductase: MSQRLANKIALITGSSRGIGRAAALAFAREGAALIGVHYTANADAANATVRDIGALGVKAVAVKADLRHGKDAADNLWAQFSEAARIETGSSALDILVNNAGIAPALPLEQTSEAAFDEVMTINYKAPFFLIQAVADHIRDNGRIINISTGFTRIAAPTHPAYAASKGALETLTLALAPEFATRGITVNAVLPGVTETDMNAEWLASPDARAGAEALSVFSRVGRAEDVADVIAFLASNHARWTTGQMIDATGGARI, encoded by the coding sequence ATGTCCCAAAGACTAGCAAACAAGATAGCCCTCATTACCGGAAGCTCGCGCGGTATCGGCCGGGCGGCCGCCCTTGCGTTTGCGAGGGAGGGTGCCGCGTTGATTGGTGTGCACTACACCGCCAACGCGGATGCCGCTAATGCCACGGTACGCGACATTGGGGCGCTTGGCGTCAAGGCTGTCGCTGTGAAAGCCGATCTCAGACACGGCAAGGACGCGGCCGATAACCTCTGGGCCCAGTTCAGCGAAGCCGCGCGTATAGAGACGGGCTCATCCGCTCTGGACATTCTGGTGAACAATGCGGGTATCGCGCCGGCGTTACCGTTGGAGCAGACGAGCGAAGCAGCTTTCGACGAGGTGATGACGATTAACTATAAGGCGCCGTTCTTCCTGATCCAGGCAGTGGCGGACCACATCCGCGACAACGGCCGCATCATTAATATCTCCACTGGGTTTACGCGGATCGCTGCGCCGACACATCCTGCCTATGCGGCCTCCAAGGGGGCGCTGGAGACATTGACACTGGCACTGGCACCTGAATTTGCAACTCGGGGGATTACGGTCAATGCGGTGCTTCCGGGTGTGACGGAGACGGATATGAATGCCGAGTGGCTGGCATCGCCGGACGCGCGCGCCGGCGCCGAAGCGCTCTCGGTCTTCTCACGTGTCGGCCGGGCGGAGGACGTCGCTGACGTTATCGCTTTCCTCGCATCGAACCATGCGCGCTGGACGACGGGCCAGATGATCGATGCGACGGGGGGTGCGCGGATCTGA
- a CDS encoding DUF6088 family protein: MKRARASGRGGVFTPSDFLDVAARATVDQALSRLAKNGKLRRLARGLYDFPKVHPQLGALSPTPDDVAKALARETGSQVQIAGARAANALGLSTQVPAKSTYLTNGPSRRVVLGKRVVDLRHASPKHLIAPGSAAGTVVQALRHVGAIRAADVGQIASRRLSASDKKTLASNAIQAPAWMRPTLVSIANAASGEIDG, encoded by the coding sequence ATGAAGCGCGCCCGTGCCAGCGGGCGTGGCGGCGTCTTCACACCCAGTGACTTTTTGGACGTGGCCGCGCGGGCGACGGTCGACCAAGCCCTTTCCCGGTTGGCCAAGAATGGGAAACTCCGCCGCTTGGCGCGAGGACTGTACGATTTCCCGAAGGTTCATCCGCAACTTGGGGCCCTTTCGCCGACGCCTGACGATGTGGCGAAAGCGTTGGCGCGGGAGACCGGATCCCAGGTGCAGATTGCCGGCGCGCGTGCGGCGAATGCCCTTGGCCTATCAACACAGGTCCCGGCAAAGAGCACCTATCTGACCAATGGCCCCTCCCGCCGTGTCGTACTCGGTAAGCGCGTCGTGGATCTGCGCCACGCTTCGCCCAAGCACCTTATTGCTCCGGGCAGTGCTGCAGGCACCGTCGTACAGGCCCTTCGTCACGTCGGGGCAATACGTGCCGCCGACGTTGGGCAGATCGCGTCGCGTCGGCTGTCGGCCAGCGACAAGAAGACGCTTGCATCCAATGCGATCCAGGCCCCCGCATGGATGCGGCCGACGCTCGTCTCGATCGCCAACGCAGCATCGGGTGAGATCGATGGATAA
- a CDS encoding plastocyanin/azurin family copper-binding protein, translating to MIRSSPIGPAVVAFFFAVAVAVPAYALGQTVVKAELWNKPDGSQGVTLSTDHVKPGKVQFQVKNVSTDEDHELLLVKTDLAPADFPMDASGARVDEDKFKGLKELGDVHPGKSRNTTLTLKAGKYVLFCNEQGHFGAGMYIAFMVEP from the coding sequence ATGATCAGATCATCTCCAATTGGGCCCGCTGTGGTCGCGTTCTTCTTTGCCGTTGCCGTTGCCGTTCCGGCCTACGCCTTGGGCCAGACCGTGGTTAAGGCGGAACTGTGGAACAAACCAGATGGCTCGCAAGGCGTTACCCTAAGCACTGATCACGTCAAACCGGGCAAAGTTCAGTTCCAGGTAAAGAACGTCTCCACCGACGAAGATCACGAACTTCTGCTCGTCAAGACGGACCTTGCCCCCGCGGATTTTCCAATGGATGCAAGCGGCGCGCGCGTCGATGAAGACAAGTTCAAGGGCCTCAAAGAGCTCGGCGATGTGCATCCGGGCAAGTCGCGAAATACCACCTTGACCCTTAAGGCCGGCAAATACGTGCTGTTCTGCAACGAGCAGGGACACTTCGGTGCGGGAATGTACATTGCTTTCATGGTTGAACCCTAG
- a CDS encoding transposase produces the protein MESTTEFLTPKKAGRKSQRHWPDEAKAQIVSETLRPGVMVSEVAERYGLRANRISTWRTMARQGKLVLPAPEDAVEFAAVIVDPPALESLDKEACRPEIVIGSVTIRLEEGASAARIAAVARACAVPA, from the coding sequence ATGGAGTCTACAACGGAGTTTCTCACACCCAAGAAGGCTGGACGGAAGAGTCAGCGTCATTGGCCCGATGAAGCTAAAGCTCAGATCGTGTCAGAGACATTGCGGCCCGGCGTGATGGTGAGTGAGGTCGCCGAACGGTATGGATTGCGGGCCAACCGCATTTCGACGTGGCGTACGATGGCACGACAGGGCAAGCTGGTTCTACCCGCACCCGAGGATGCGGTGGAGTTTGCAGCGGTAATTGTCGATCCGCCTGCATTGGAGTCGCTGGACAAAGAAGCTTGTCGCCCTGAGATCGTCATCGGTTCTGTCACTATCCGCCTGGAAGAAGGCGCATCGGCTGCTCGGATTGCTGCCGTCGCGCGTGCTTGCGCGGTTCCAGCATGA
- the tnpB gene encoding IS66 family insertion sequence element accessory protein TnpB (TnpB, as the term is used for proteins encoded by IS66 family insertion elements, is considered an accessory protein, since TnpC, encoded by a neighboring gene, is a DDE family transposase.) gives MIFPSNRVRIMVATKPVDFRKGHDGLAALVKNVLHKDPFTGTVFIFRSRKADRLKLIYWDGSGLVMAYKRLEEHTFTWPGIKDGLMTLGHAQFEALFAGLDWRRVRSVE, from the coding sequence ATGATCTTTCCGTCGAACCGTGTACGGATCATGGTGGCAACCAAGCCGGTCGACTTTCGCAAAGGTCATGATGGCTTGGCGGCACTGGTCAAGAATGTGCTGCACAAAGACCCATTTACCGGAACGGTCTTCATATTCCGGTCGCGCAAAGCAGACCGATTGAAGCTGATCTACTGGGATGGCAGTGGTCTGGTGATGGCATACAAGCGCTTGGAGGAGCACACGTTCACGTGGCCAGGCATCAAGGATGGCCTGATGACCCTGGGCCATGCTCAGTTCGAGGCGCTGTTTGCAGGGCTCGACTGGCGTCGGGTCCGTTCTGTGGAATAG
- a CDS encoding IS66 family transposase: MLDAADLPDNVAALKAMLIAAQAREVRKDERIERLEKLVAAFKQAASGRKSEKADPEQFDLALEDLETAIAAIHTEDEAYSPSGKPPPKPRAANRGSLPAHLPRIEEIIEPESLNCACGGGLHCIGEDVSERLDVIPAQFRVLVTRRPKYACRSCSDGVAQAPARARLIQAGLPTEATIAHVLVSKYADHLPLYRQAQIISRQGIDLDRSTLADWVGRAAFELRPVFDALIADLKRSTKLFMDETRAPVLDPGSRKTKTGYFWALARDGRPWCGGAPPAVAFTYAPGRGGQHVERILHGFTGILQVDGYAGYNRLVAPDRVGPDIRLAYCWAHARRKLVEITRTGPAPIAEEGVKRIGELYRIEAELRGLNPDARLTGRQTRSAPLIANMRTWLSQHRARVAGKSPLGEALAYIAKYWDGLCVFLTDGRVEIDNNSVERTIRPIALNRKNALFAGHDAGAENWATIASLVETCKLNDVDPFTYLSATLTAIVEGHRQRHIEELLPWNYRAEQHI, encoded by the coding sequence ATGTTGGACGCCGCCGATCTTCCTGACAATGTCGCTGCCCTGAAGGCGATGCTGATCGCGGCTCAGGCGCGTGAAGTTCGCAAGGACGAGCGGATCGAAAGGCTGGAGAAGTTGGTCGCCGCTTTCAAGCAGGCGGCCTCTGGCCGCAAATCCGAGAAGGCTGATCCCGAGCAGTTCGATCTGGCACTAGAAGACCTGGAAACGGCAATTGCGGCCATCCACACCGAAGACGAGGCCTACAGCCCTTCGGGAAAGCCGCCCCCCAAACCACGCGCCGCCAATCGTGGTTCTCTGCCCGCTCATCTTCCGCGCATTGAAGAGATCATCGAGCCGGAAAGCCTGAACTGCGCCTGCGGCGGAGGCCTGCATTGCATCGGAGAAGATGTATCCGAGCGGCTGGATGTCATCCCGGCGCAGTTCCGTGTTCTTGTCACCCGTCGTCCCAAATATGCCTGCCGTTCCTGCTCCGACGGCGTTGCCCAGGCTCCCGCGCGTGCAAGATTGATCCAGGCCGGGTTGCCGACGGAAGCGACCATCGCCCATGTGCTGGTGTCCAAATATGCCGATCATCTGCCGCTTTACCGTCAGGCCCAGATCATCAGTCGCCAAGGCATTGATCTCGACCGATCCACTCTGGCAGATTGGGTCGGCCGGGCAGCATTCGAATTGCGCCCGGTCTTCGACGCATTGATTGCCGATCTGAAGCGTTCGACGAAGCTGTTCATGGACGAGACCCGTGCACCGGTGCTCGATCCAGGCTCCCGCAAAACAAAGACCGGATACTTCTGGGCGCTGGCTCGTGACGGCCGACCATGGTGCGGCGGTGCTCCACCTGCAGTAGCCTTCACCTATGCTCCCGGTCGCGGTGGGCAGCATGTCGAACGGATATTGCATGGGTTCACGGGCATCCTTCAAGTCGATGGGTATGCCGGATATAATCGCCTAGTGGCACCGGACCGAGTAGGCCCGGACATCCGGCTTGCATATTGTTGGGCGCACGCTCGGCGGAAGTTGGTCGAGATCACCCGCACTGGCCCAGCGCCTATTGCCGAGGAAGGCGTGAAGCGGATCGGCGAACTCTATCGCATCGAAGCCGAGCTGCGCGGTCTCAACCCCGACGCACGTCTGACTGGAAGGCAGACACGGTCAGCGCCGTTGATCGCTAACATGCGGACCTGGCTGAGCCAACATCGTGCCCGTGTCGCTGGCAAGTCGCCGCTTGGCGAGGCGCTCGCCTACATCGCCAAATACTGGGATGGCCTGTGCGTGTTCCTGACCGACGGCCGCGTCGAGATCGACAACAACAGCGTCGAAAGAACGATCCGACCGATAGCGCTAAACCGCAAGAACGCTCTGTTTGCTGGCCATGACGCTGGGGCGGAGAACTGGGCGACCATCGCCTCGCTGGTTGAGACGTGCAAGCTCAATGATGTCGATCCGTTCACATATCTGAGCGCTACGCTCACTGCCATCGTAGAGGGTCACAGGCAGAGGCACATCGAAGAACTTTTGCCGTGGAACTATCGGGCGGAACAGCACATATAA